One region of Synechococcus elongatus PCC 11801 genomic DNA includes:
- the lepB gene encoding signal peptidase I, with protein MTIPDSVTPWWQQLWQSQKDNLRLLLLAAVLALLIRGWIAEPRFIPSDSMLPTLHVGDRLIVEKVSYQMHPPRPGDIVVFQPPPVLQQVGYRADQAFIKRVIAQPGQTVQVHQGQVLVDGNPLTEPYLAEPPAYEWGPYLVPEGGLFVMGDNRNNSNDSHIWGFLPEGNVIGRAWLRFWPLDRWGRVNTAIATPLESTTPLS; from the coding sequence ATGACGATCCCTGATTCAGTCACCCCGTGGTGGCAGCAGCTCTGGCAAAGTCAAAAGGATAATCTACGGCTGCTGTTACTAGCGGCGGTACTGGCCTTATTAATCCGGGGATGGATCGCAGAACCACGCTTCATCCCCTCAGATTCGATGCTGCCGACCCTACACGTGGGCGATCGCCTGATTGTGGAAAAGGTCAGCTATCAGATGCATCCGCCACGACCCGGCGATATCGTTGTCTTCCAGCCGCCACCCGTCCTGCAACAGGTGGGCTACCGCGCAGATCAGGCGTTTATCAAGCGCGTGATTGCCCAGCCCGGCCAAACAGTTCAAGTCCATCAAGGACAAGTCCTCGTAGATGGAAACCCGTTGACGGAACCCTACCTCGCGGAACCGCCTGCCTACGAGTGGGGACCCTATTTAGTGCCAGAGGGCGGCTTATTCGTGATGGGGGACAACCGCAACAACAGCAACGACTCCCATATCTGGGGCTTTTTACCTGAAGGTAATGTGATTGGTCGGGCCTGGCTGCGCTTTTGGCCGCTCGATCGTTGGGGGCGGGTCAATACGGCGATCGCCACTCCCCTCGAGTCGACAACTCCCCTCAGTTAG